In the Helicobacter typhlonius genome, one interval contains:
- a CDS encoding DUF2443 family protein: MFEKIDEIFKNIEDIRDDINILLNIAKISLIDYIMIKRGSQDMPEHLSFDLLSQIDVEVEKLKAQIDALNKLKRELLIF, translated from the coding sequence ATGTTTGAAAAAATAGATGAAATTTTTAAAAATATCGAGGACATTCGCGATGATATTAATATTTTACTCAATATCGCTAAAATCTCGCTCATTGATTATATTATGATTAAACGTGGTTCGCAGGATATGCCCGAGCATCTTAGCTTTGACTTGCTTTCACAAATTGATGTGGAAGTTGAAAAGCTTAAAGCCCAAATTGACGCACTCAATAAACTCAAACGCGAGTTGCTTATTTTCTAA
- the dnaN gene encoding DNA polymerase III subunit beta, with protein sequence MKISLPKNLLETILTNCQNFLDKRDRSQITSHIYFEVQENIFILKATDYEIYLESHINIPSIEQGNATANGRQMLDSIKYLKDGEVTIETTNQDSIQISQGKSKTKLPMFNADEFPKFPEYDKNKKLQIESTKFLNSIKNINPAVDTASPKYELNGSLLDIKDYGYNFVATDTRRLAIIEYKSQSVDTLSLIIPKKAINEISKLFIDNFEIYHNSTHLIIKNDEYTFYTKLINGKYPDYEKIIPKDFKYKIALPKDKIIDALQFVKSLANNIKITFKPNEMLFESLNEESGEASTQLEIQTGIEFLCLGINSKYILDFLSQIDGNEFTLCINEPNTPFVVVNGNFSTVIMPVIL encoded by the coding sequence ATGAAAATCTCGCTTCCAAAAAACTTGCTTGAGACTATTCTTACAAATTGTCAAAATTTCCTTGACAAGAGAGATCGCTCACAAATCACATCACATATTTATTTTGAAGTCCAAGAAAATATTTTTATCCTTAAAGCTACTGATTATGAAATATATTTAGAATCTCACATCAATATTCCCTCAATAGAACAAGGTAATGCCACTGCAAATGGTAGACAAATGCTAGATAGTATCAAATATCTTAAAGACGGCGAGGTAACAATAGAAACAACAAACCAAGATTCTATACAAATTTCACAAGGCAAATCAAAGACAAAACTACCTATGTTTAATGCTGATGAATTCCCAAAATTTCCCGAGTATGACAAAAATAAAAAGCTTCAAATAGAATCCACGAAGTTTTTGAACTCAATCAAAAATATTAATCCAGCAGTTGATACAGCTAGTCCAAAATACGAGCTTAACGGCTCTCTACTTGATATTAAAGACTATGGATATAATTTTGTAGCCACAGACACAAGGAGACTAGCTATCATTGAGTATAAAAGTCAATCTGTAGATACACTCTCACTTATTATACCAAAGAAAGCAATTAATGAAATTTCAAAGCTTTTCATTGATAACTTTGAAATTTATCACAACAGCACACATTTAATCATCAAAAACGATGAATACACTTTTTATACAAAGCTCATCAATGGTAAGTATCCAGATTACGAAAAAATCATTCCTAAAGACTTTAAATATAAAATCGCGCTTCCTAAGGATAAAATCATTGATGCATTGCAATTTGTAAAATCCCTTGCAAACAATATCAAAATCACATTTAAACCAAATGAAATGCTTTTTGAATCTCTCAACGAAGAGAGTGGCGAGGCTTCCACACAGCTTGAGATTCAAACCGGTATTGAATTTTTGTGCTTAGGGATTAACTCCAAGTATATTTTAGATTTCCTCTCACAAATTGATGGCAATGAATTCACACTTTGCATTAATGAACCAAATACGCCATTTGTCGTTGTAAATGGTAATTTCTCAACCGTTATTATGCCTGTGATTCTCTAA
- the hisF gene encoding imidazole glycerol phosphate synthase subunit HisF, protein MSLAKRIIPCLDVRGGRVVKGVNFVGLKDAGDPVEIARRYNDEGADELVLLDITASHEQRGTMIDIVKNIAKEVFIPFSVGGGISSIDDMSALLNAGCDKVSINSAAIKNPHLIDEGAKRFGSQCIILAVDAKMFAPNVWHIYINGGRVDTGKDMIEWIKEACDRGAGEILLTSMDTDGTKNGYDKMMIESLATFVKVPIIASGGAGKMEDFAAVFDYGADAALAASVFHYKEIDIKDLKRYLQNKGVSVRI, encoded by the coding sequence ATGAGCCTAGCAAAGAGGATTATCCCTTGCCTTGATGTACGTGGTGGGCGTGTGGTAAAGGGTGTAAATTTTGTTGGCTTAAAAGACGCGGGGGACCCTGTGGAGATTGCTAGACGTTATAATGATGAGGGTGCGGACGAACTCGTGTTGCTTGATATTACCGCAAGCCACGAGCAACGCGGCACGATGATAGATATTGTCAAAAATATAGCAAAGGAAGTGTTTATACCCTTTAGCGTGGGCGGAGGTATAAGCTCTATAGATGATATGTCTGCTCTACTCAATGCGGGTTGTGATAAAGTGAGTATCAATAGTGCGGCGATTAAGAATCCTCATCTCATTGATGAAGGTGCAAAACGTTTTGGCTCACAATGTATTATTTTGGCTGTCGATGCAAAAATGTTCGCCCCAAATGTGTGGCATATCTATATCAATGGCGGACGAGTGGATACGGGCAAGGATATGATTGAGTGGATAAAAGAGGCTTGCGATAGAGGGGCTGGAGAAATACTCCTCACAAGTATGGACACTGATGGCACAAAAAATGGCTATGATAAAATGATGATAGAATCTTTGGCTACTTTTGTGAAAGTGCCAATTATCGCAAGTGGTGGAGCGGGCAAAATGGAAGATTTTGCTGCGGTTTTTGATTATGGAGCTGATGCAGCATTAGCCGCGAGTGTGTTTCACTATAAAGAGATTGACATCAAAGATTTGAAAAGATACTTACAAAACAAAGGTGTTTCGGTAAGAATTTGA
- a CDS encoding MlaE family ABC transporter permease codes for MHIVLNFSQVEVVDYVFCAFLCELLKGRDFTLDGANEHINDMFSSLLQTIESTQEDSKTFFSLAFLSHIGKKISSFVNIFIDFLQFCGMCLWYFILSIRYPLRLRVGSVFYHINESGFKALPVALLTAFIVSYAIALQGVLQLEKMGAPLMSVEIVAKLSLREMGPFVLAIVIAGRSASSFSAQIGVMNLTEENDALKTMNLSLYDYLVLPRVLALVIVMPLLVFVADVVSLLAAMFAVKMQTGINFVQYLERFYEYVGISHFLVGLIKTPFFGAAIALVGCFRGLSVRGDTESVGLETTKSVVNALFWVILINAIFSVITTRLNI; via the coding sequence ATGCATATTGTCCTTAATTTTAGTCAAGTTGAAGTGGTTGATTATGTGTTTTGTGCTTTTTTATGTGAGCTTTTAAAGGGTAGAGATTTTACATTAGATGGTGCAAATGAGCATATTAATGATATGTTTTCTTCACTTTTGCAGACAATAGAATCTACGCAAGAAGATTCAAAAACATTTTTTTCCTTAGCTTTTTTATCTCACATAGGGAAAAAGATTAGCTCATTTGTAAATATTTTTATTGATTTTTTGCAGTTTTGTGGTATGTGCCTGTGGTATTTTATACTCTCTATTCGTTATCCTTTGCGTTTGCGTGTAGGCTCGGTTTTTTATCATATTAATGAATCTGGATTTAAAGCCTTGCCTGTCGCGCTTTTGACGGCTTTTATTGTGAGCTATGCGATTGCCTTGCAAGGTGTATTACAGCTTGAAAAAATGGGTGCGCCTCTAATGAGTGTGGAAATTGTGGCAAAACTTTCTTTGCGTGAAATGGGTCCTTTTGTTTTGGCAATTGTTATCGCTGGACGCAGTGCTTCTAGCTTTAGTGCGCAAATTGGTGTTATGAATCTCACAGAGGAGAATGACGCGCTCAAAACGATGAATCTTAGTCTGTATGATTATCTCGTATTGCCTCGTGTATTAGCTCTTGTGATTGTAATGCCCTTGCTTGTGTTCGTTGCTGATGTGGTAAGTCTCCTTGCTGCAATGTTTGCTGTAAAGATGCAAACAGGCATTAACTTCGTGCAATATTTAGAAAGATTCTATGAATATGTGGGGATTAGTCATTTTTTAGTGGGGCTTATAAAAACACCATTTTTTGGTGCGGCAATCGCGCTTGTAGGGTGTTTTCGTGGATTATCTGTAAGGGGTGATACAGAATCTGTGGGTTTGGAAACAACAAAAAGTGTTGTGAATGCGCTTTTTTGGGTGATTCTCATCAATGCAATCTTTTCAGTTATTACGACAAGGCTTAATATATGA
- a CDS encoding ribonuclease J, with protein sequence MEEKNVTEQHNKPQSFGERFKKKSIEKQANDMTATGESREYHRESSHNTREGKKEYYHKPKSQHPQDRHQHNGEQRQKPFEKRKWQGKNPMAQNQNKAQAEENINGVSEVRDVNESGNLGLHKDLKKCVEANTRIQMQSLNPHNKLNLNTKASVRITPLGGLGEIGGNITVIETPDSAIVIDVGMSFPNEDMHGVDILVPDFSYLFAIKDKIAGVIITHAHEDHIGAVPYLFKLLQFPIYGTPLPLGMIGSKFDEHGLKKFRSFFKIVQKRKPIKIGAFEVEWINITHSVIDASALAIRTEAGVIIHTGDFKIDHTPIDNLPTDLHRLAHYGEEGVMLLLSDSTNSHRSGTTPSEASVGPTFESLFKQAEGRVIMSTFSSNIHRVYQAIHYGLKYNRKVAVIGRSMEKNLEIARELGYIDLPQNIFIEAHEVAKYPDNEVLIVTTGSQGETMSALYRMATDEHRHIKIKPSDMVIISAKAIPGNEGSVSVVLNFLLKAGAKVAYQDFSEIHVSGHAAQEEQKLMLRLIKPKFFLPVHGEYNHIAKHKQTAIACGVLEKNILLMEDGDQIEVNPNYIKKVRSVKNGKTYIDNQINRQIENDVVLDRQALAQDGIVIISARINKERKILETKISSYGLVADKEDKGFEKEMNETLEFLVKNFKQEGFNAKNLENEVHNLFKRHIFKKVKKYPTIVPMIYIV encoded by the coding sequence ATGGAAGAAAAGAATGTAACAGAGCAACATAATAAGCCACAATCTTTTGGGGAAAGATTCAAAAAGAAATCCATAGAGAAACAAGCAAATGATATGACTGCCACAGGAGAATCTAGGGAATATCATAGAGAATCAAGCCACAATACAAGAGAAGGCAAAAAAGAATATTATCACAAGCCAAAATCACAGCACCCACAAGATAGACATCAACATAATGGTGAACAGAGACAAAAACCATTTGAAAAGCGCAAATGGCAGGGCAAAAATCCTATGGCGCAGAATCAAAACAAAGCACAAGCAGAGGAGAACATAAACGGCGTTAGTGAGGTGCGTGATGTCAATGAAAGTGGCAATCTTGGGCTACATAAAGATTTAAAAAAATGTGTAGAGGCAAATACAAGGATTCAAATGCAGAGCCTCAATCCCCACAATAAATTGAATCTCAACACAAAAGCAAGTGTGCGTATCACACCTCTTGGTGGGCTAGGCGAAATCGGCGGGAATATCACCGTTATCGAAACTCCAGATTCGGCAATCGTTATTGATGTAGGTATGAGCTTTCCAAATGAGGATATGCACGGCGTGGATATCCTCGTGCCGGATTTTAGCTATCTTTTTGCGATTAAGGATAAAATCGCAGGGGTAATTATCACTCACGCGCACGAAGACCACATTGGCGCGGTGCCTTATCTTTTCAAACTTTTGCAATTTCCAATCTATGGCACACCACTGCCACTGGGTATGATTGGCAGTAAATTTGACGAGCACGGGCTAAAAAAATTCCGCTCGTTCTTCAAAATCGTGCAAAAACGCAAGCCAATTAAAATTGGTGCATTTGAGGTTGAATGGATTAATATCACGCACTCTGTAATTGATGCTTCTGCCCTTGCTATACGCACAGAAGCAGGGGTAATTATCCATACTGGTGATTTTAAAATCGACCACACGCCTATTGACAATCTCCCCACTGACTTGCACCGCCTCGCACACTATGGGGAAGAGGGCGTGATGCTTTTACTTAGTGATTCTACAAACTCACATCGCAGCGGGACAACGCCTAGTGAAGCGAGTGTGGGACCAACTTTTGAATCTCTTTTTAAACAAGCAGAAGGGCGCGTGATAATGAGCACTTTTTCATCAAATATTCACCGCGTGTATCAGGCTATCCACTACGGGCTAAAGTATAATCGCAAAGTCGCTGTAATTGGACGCTCTATGGAAAAGAATCTCGAAATTGCGCGCGAGTTAGGCTATATTGACCTACCACAAAATATTTTTATAGAAGCCCACGAAGTCGCAAAATATCCTGACAATGAGGTGCTTATTGTTACCACAGGCTCACAAGGCGAGACGATGAGCGCACTCTATCGTATGGCAACAGACGAGCACCGCCATATCAAAATCAAACCTAGTGATATGGTGATTATTTCCGCTAAGGCAATTCCGGGCAACGAAGGCTCTGTATCTGTTGTGCTAAATTTTCTCCTCAAAGCTGGAGCAAAAGTCGCTTATCAAGACTTTAGCGAGATTCATGTAAGCGGACACGCTGCACAAGAAGAACAAAAGCTAATGCTACGACTCATTAAGCCAAAATTTTTCTTGCCCGTGCACGGAGAATACAACCACATCGCCAAACATAAACAAACGGCGATAGCTTGTGGGGTGCTTGAAAAAAATATCCTGCTTATGGAAGATGGCGACCAAATTGAAGTCAATCCAAACTATATAAAAAAGGTGCGCAGTGTCAAAAATGGCAAAACTTATATTGACAATCAAATCAATCGCCAGATTGAAAATGATGTTGTGCTTGATAGACAGGCTTTGGCTCAAGATGGCATTGTGATTATCTCCGCACGTATCAACAAAGAGCGCAAGATTCTAGAAACAAAGATTTCTAGCTATGGACTCGTGGCAGACAAAGAGGACAAAGGCTTTGAAAAAGAAATGAATGAGACGCTAGAATTTCTTGTAAAAAACTTTAAACAAGAGGGATTCAATGCAAAAAATCTCGAAAACGAAGTGCATAATCTCTTCAAGCGACATATTTTTAAGAAAGTCAAAAAATATCCAACAATCGTGCCAATGATTTACATCGTGTAG
- a CDS encoding MlaD family protein, whose amino-acid sequence MERNVRYVWIGAIFFIVLICMVVFVLWLNRFEVDSKKYAQYYAYSSNEVSGVGTNTPIRYKGISVGHVRDVKFKDIVSGIIEVDMLIESSLPIRENAKVIVSSQGLAGANYLSIIQNEGEILQINSEGKKVLEFDKGELDKILAKAGELGDNVDLLLKSVNSVFDEGNIGEISLLLKDLRTSMDSMQSVAKQLDTQMQNGEYNIREILTPTLFALQSSLQDMSAFFTKASAFLDKVDKNPYDSFFGKESKDKSKDSKKDK is encoded by the coding sequence ATGGAACGCAATGTTCGATATGTATGGATTGGAGCGATATTTTTTATTGTGCTTATTTGTATGGTGGTTTTTGTTTTATGGCTCAATCGCTTTGAAGTAGATTCTAAAAAATACGCGCAGTATTACGCATATAGCTCTAATGAAGTGAGTGGTGTAGGCACAAACACACCTATTCGATACAAGGGTATTAGTGTGGGGCACGTGCGTGATGTGAAATTTAAAGATATTGTTTCAGGCATTATCGAAGTCGATATGCTTATAGAATCTTCTTTGCCTATTCGCGAAAATGCAAAAGTCATCGTAAGCTCACAAGGATTAGCAGGGGCGAATTATCTCTCTATTATACAAAATGAGGGAGAAATATTACAAATAAACAGCGAGGGCAAAAAGGTACTCGAGTTTGACAAAGGTGAGCTTGATAAAATCTTAGCAAAAGCAGGGGAGCTAGGCGATAATGTAGATTTACTTCTTAAAAGTGTGAATAGTGTATTTGATGAGGGAAATATTGGCGAAATCAGTTTGCTGTTAAAAGATTTGCGAACGAGTATGGATTCTATGCAGAGTGTGGCAAAGCAACTTGATACACAAATGCAAAATGGTGAGTATAATATCCGTGAGATTCTAACACCCACTCTTTTTGCGCTGCAAAGTAGTTTGCAGGATATGAGCGCGTTTTTTACTAAAGCTTCGGCATTTTTGGATAAAGTCGATAAAAATCCCTATGATAGCTTTTTTGGCAAAGAATCCAAAGACAAAAGTAAAGACTCTAAAAAGGATAAATAA
- a CDS encoding ABC transporter ATP-binding protein, producing the protein MSIIKVENLYTKYNDVIIHNGISFDVKKGEIFGILGGSGSGKSTLLKNMLFLEKPTSGLITFFGENIWSLAEDKRGKILDRCGVMFQFGALFSSMNVLDNVGFLLTQKSAYDKASIEKISKMWLDMVGLNADVAYRYPYELSGGMKKRVALARALALNPDILFLDEPTSGLDLQSSERFDLLILKLKEVLKITIVMVTHDLDSIKDSVDRLILLEDKHIVFEGTLQELYTSMSQGHTQAKIFNGKRGARFLQGFE; encoded by the coding sequence ATGAGTATCATAAAAGTTGAGAATCTTTATACAAAATACAACGATGTGATTATTCACAATGGGATTAGTTTTGATGTGAAAAAAGGTGAAATCTTTGGCATATTAGGTGGAAGTGGGAGTGGCAAAAGCACATTACTTAAAAATATGCTCTTTTTGGAGAAGCCAACGAGCGGTTTAATCACATTTTTTGGTGAAAATATTTGGAGCTTAGCAGAGGATAAAAGAGGTAAGATTTTAGATCGTTGCGGTGTAATGTTTCAGTTTGGTGCGCTTTTTTCATCAATGAATGTGCTTGATAATGTGGGTTTTTTGCTGACTCAAAAAAGTGCTTATGATAAAGCAAGTATTGAAAAGATTTCAAAAATGTGGCTTGATATGGTAGGATTAAATGCAGATGTAGCTTATAGATACCCTTATGAACTCTCCGGAGGTATGAAAAAACGCGTAGCTTTAGCTAGAGCTTTGGCACTTAATCCCGATATTTTATTTTTAGATGAACCTACAAGCGGGTTAGATTTGCAAAGCTCGGAACGTTTTGACTTGCTGATACTTAAACTCAAAGAAGTGTTAAAAATTACGATTGTAATGGTAACACACGATTTAGATTCTATAAAAGATAGTGTGGATAGATTGATTTTACTTGAAGATAAGCATATTGTATTTGAAGGCACATTGCAAGAGCTTTATACAAGTATGTCTCAAGGACATACACAGGCAAAAATTTTTAATGGTAAGCGTGGAGCGCGTTTCTTGCAAGGCTTTGAATAA
- a CDS encoding KpsF/GutQ family sugar-phosphate isomerase, translating into MAKLDYALIAKEVLEMESNALLQAAKKIQSAELEKIVELVADSKGKLVVCGVGKSGLIGAKISATLSSTGTPSIFMHPTEAMHGDLGLLQKNDIILAISYSGKSEELLNILPHIKRLGNPIITMSKDRNSPLSAMGDYFLDISIEKEACPLNIAPTSSTTLTLALGDALAVCLMKKRDFKANDFASFHPGGALGKQLFVKIKDLMQTENLPLIAPDIPLAQAIIVMSEKRLGNAIITQDNALWGILSDGDLRRAMMMNNFDLNAPVSAYATRSPKTCDNPQILAFDALKMMEENKIQLLIITDKQNHIQGVIHLHTLIAAGLK; encoded by the coding sequence ATGGCAAAGCTAGATTACGCACTCATCGCGAAAGAAGTTCTTGAGATGGAATCTAACGCCCTACTTCAAGCAGCAAAAAAAATTCAAAGTGCAGAGCTTGAAAAAATCGTGGAGTTAGTTGCGGATTCTAAAGGAAAACTTGTTGTGTGTGGCGTAGGTAAGAGCGGACTTATCGGCGCAAAGATTTCTGCCACACTTTCAAGCACAGGCACACCAAGCATTTTTATGCACCCCACAGAGGCAATGCACGGCGATTTGGGGCTACTACAAAAAAATGATATTATCCTCGCTATTAGTTATAGTGGCAAGAGCGAGGAATTACTCAATATCCTCCCGCACATTAAACGTTTGGGGAATCCTATCATCACGATGAGTAAGGATAGAAATTCTCCGCTCTCGGCTATGGGCGATTACTTTTTAGATATTAGCATAGAGAAAGAAGCCTGCCCGCTTAATATCGCGCCTACAAGCTCCACTACGCTCACTCTCGCATTAGGTGATGCGTTGGCTGTGTGCCTTATGAAAAAGCGCGACTTTAAGGCAAATGATTTTGCTTCATTTCACCCCGGCGGTGCGCTTGGCAAGCAGCTTTTTGTAAAAATTAAAGATTTAATGCAAACAGAAAATCTCCCCCTTATTGCACCGGATATACCTTTGGCTCAAGCGATTATTGTAATGAGTGAAAAGAGACTAGGAAATGCTATCATCACGCAAGATAACGCACTTTGGGGGATTCTAAGTGATGGTGACTTACGCCGCGCAATGATGATGAACAATTTTGACTTAAATGCACCCGTAAGTGCCTATGCCACGCGCTCACCAAAAACTTGTGATAATCCACAAATCCTTGCCTTTGATGCGCTTAAAATGATGGAGGAAAACAAAATTCAGCTCTTAATCATCACAGATAAGCAAAATCATATACAAGGTGTTATACACTTACATACACTCATCGCTGCTGGGCTTAAATAA
- a CDS encoding 5'-methylthioadenosine/S-adenosylhomocysteine nucleosidase family protein — translation MIVCAGNGEYFSFAKSIGIGLCESAIGLTQVCLRESVDSIIFVGSAGAYSKDICIGDICLADNATQIELGFLEDKAYTPLDNHIQSGVLNEKYVSYETYKNLATYKKVIVNSSNYITTDEAMALRFANANIALENMEFFAVMRVAQYFHLPCAGVFCVSNHCHKNAHNEFLSNHQMVKEKIMAESHFIQQLSYALAHRNESNDRE, via the coding sequence ATGATAGTATGCGCGGGTAATGGTGAGTACTTTTCTTTCGCAAAATCCATAGGCATTGGATTGTGTGAAAGCGCGATAGGACTAACTCAAGTGTGCTTAAGGGAGAGCGTGGATTCTATAATTTTTGTAGGAAGTGCTGGAGCATATAGCAAAGATATTTGTATCGGCGATATTTGTCTTGCTGATAATGCGACACAAATAGAGTTAGGTTTCTTAGAGGATAAAGCCTATACCCCGCTTGACAACCATATTCAAAGCGGAGTTTTAAACGAAAAATATGTTTCATATGAAACATATAAGAATCTTGCCACCTACAAAAAAGTCATTGTGAATAGCTCAAATTACATTACGACTGATGAGGCTATGGCTTTACGATTTGCTAATGCAAATATCGCTTTAGAGAATATGGAATTTTTTGCAGTGATGAGAGTGGCGCAATATTTTCACTTGCCTTGCGCTGGTGTATTTTGCGTGAGTAATCACTGCCATAAAAATGCACATAATGAATTTTTGTCTAATCATCAAATGGTAAAAGAAAAGATTATGGCAGAATCTCATTTTATACAGCAGCTTTCATACGCCTTAGCCCATAGAAATGAGTCAAATGATAGAGAATGA
- the rsmA gene encoding 16S rRNA (adenine(1518)-N(6)/adenine(1519)-N(6))-dimethyltransferase RsmA: MKSYKAKKHFGQNFLQDSHYLHKIIQSIPTLPIQCVEIGVGLGDLTQELLKIESLIAYEVDLDLCSLLDKKFSSHIQSGRLKIIYENVLNFPQEQQWLYENEYKVVSNLPYYIATHIILRLLRDDFCRALLVMTQKEVAQKFCATSGKSDFCALSVLTQSFGEAQLLFDVPNTAFSPVPKVTSSVFVIQKHCAKPFKGFSLYDLESFLKCAFIAPRKTLFKNLSTTFDKCVLQEALESVGISLNARAHEVETKSFHHILQILKKGHSNGRKECNRAT, from the coding sequence GTGAAAAGTTATAAAGCAAAAAAACATTTTGGACAAAACTTCTTGCAAGATTCTCACTACCTCCATAAGATTATCCAATCCATTCCCACACTTCCTATCCAATGTGTAGAAATTGGGGTTGGCTTGGGTGATTTGACACAAGAGCTATTGAAAATAGAATCCTTGATAGCCTATGAAGTCGATTTAGACTTATGTTCTTTGCTTGATAAAAAATTTTCTAGTCATATTCAAAGTGGGCGATTGAAAATTATCTATGAAAATGTTTTAAATTTTCCACAGGAGCAGCAGTGGCTCTATGAAAATGAATACAAGGTTGTCTCTAATCTTCCTTATTATATTGCCACGCATATTATTTTGCGACTTTTGCGTGATGATTTTTGTCGTGCATTGCTTGTAATGACACAAAAGGAAGTAGCACAAAAATTTTGTGCTACAAGTGGAAAAAGCGATTTTTGTGCCCTAAGCGTTTTAACCCAAAGCTTTGGCGAGGCGCAACTACTTTTTGATGTGCCAAATACCGCTTTTTCTCCTGTGCCAAAGGTAACCTCATCTGTGTTTGTGATTCAAAAGCATTGTGCTAAGCCATTTAAAGGTTTCTCTTTGTATGATTTAGAATCTTTTTTAAAATGTGCTTTTATTGCACCACGCAAAACGCTCTTCAAAAATCTTAGTACGACTTTTGATAAATGTGTTTTGCAAGAGGCTTTAGAATCCGTGGGTATATCACTCAATGCACGAGCACACGAAGTAGAGACAAAAAGTTTTCACCACATTTTACAAATTCTTAAAAAAGGACATAGCAATGGAAGAAAAGAATGTAACAGAGCAACATAA